Sequence from the Armatimonadota bacterium genome:
GGCCGAAGATCTGCATCAGCGCGATCGCGCCCACGAACGGCGGTATGACCAGCGGGAGGGTGGCGAGCGTGACCACCAGCATCCGGCCGGGGAAGTCGTAGCGGGCCACGACGAACGCCAGGGGGAGGGCCAGCACCGTGCCGATGGCCACGGTCCACAGGCCTGCCACCAGGCTGTTGACCAGCGATTCCACGTAGAGCGGTGTATGGAAGAACCGCGCCAGGTGGGAGAGCGTCACCCCACCCTCGGTGCCGGTGAGCGCGACCTTCAGGACCACGCCGATCGGCAGGACGACGAACACACCCAGGATGGCCAGCAGGATCGCCATCAGGGCGGCGTGCCCGGGGTCCACGGTCACCCGCCACAGGTGCGGCAGCCGCGCCGCAACCGGCGCGGGCACCATCTGGGGCGCGGGGATGCTCATTGATCGGGTCCGGTCACGGGCCCTTCGGTACCGTTAGCGCCTCCGCGCCAGATCCTCGGCCTGGTTCGCGAGCGCCAGGGCTCGTGCATAGGAGGTCCGCGCCACCTCGCCCCACTCGCGCTCCTTGGCGCTTCGGTAGGCGGCGTCGCGGTCCATGCCGCCGCTGACCTCCGCCGCCATCTTCTCGCTCACGTGCACGTAGCGCGCCGATGCCCGGGCCTGGATCAGCAGCCGCTCGGCCTCCACCACGTCGCGGCCGGCCGACCTGGCGGCTTCCACCGCGCGCTCCGCGCGGTAGATCGCCTCCCAGGCCTTCCTTAGATCGGCGTGGCGGAACGTGATGACCTGGTCGTACATCCGGTTGGTGACGTTGTAGCGGCCCGCCGACAGGTCGGCATCGAACTGCACGCCGGCCTGCATCTTGAACGGGTTGGGAATCCCCTTGGGCGCCTCGGCGTAGAGCGTGGTCCGCACCGGCAGCCGCGCGATATCGGGCTTGAAGAGCAGGCGCTGGCCTTCGTCGCTCAGCAGGAAGTTTATGAACCGGCGGGCGCCCTCGGGGTTCGGCGCGCCCTTGATCATTGCGACGTTGGCCGGCACCACCGACGTCAGGGAGGGATAGACGAAGTCTATCGGCTGCCCTGATGCGATTGCCGAGAGCCCGAAGAAGTCAATAACGACGCCGATGCCGTAGTGCCCGGCGATCACGGCCTCGGGTACCCCAAAGGAGCGCTCGGTGATCGCGCCCATGCTGCCCCCCATCTGGATGAGCAGCTCCCAGCCCTTTTGCCAGCCGTACCCCTGCAGGATCGTCTCGACGGTCAGGTGGGTGGTGCCGCTGCGGCTGGGGGCGGTGATGACCAGGTGGCCGAAGTAGACGGGCTTGATGAGATCGTCCCATTCTTTGGGCGCGGGCAGGCGGTTGCGCGCCAGGTAGGTCTTGTTCCACATGATGCCGTAGCCGCTCACAGCGAACCCGTGGAAGAACCCGTCGGGATCGTTGATCGGGAACCCGGCCACCTTGTCGGGAACGCCGCGCCGGAACTCGGCCGGCGGCACGTACCGCTCGATGAGGTTGTTGGCCTTCAAGAAGAAGAACGCGTCCACGGCGCTGGCCCAGAAGACGTCCACGTCAGGCCGCGCCGCCCGCTCGCGCACATGCGTGATGGCCGCCGACGTGGGCTTGGGAACAACGGCCACGGTCCACCCGGGGTTGGCCTTCTCGAACGCGGCCTTGTAGGCGTCAAACAACTCCTTTGGGAACGAAGTGATTACCGCCACCTGCTGGGACTGGGCAAAGGTCCGTGCCGGGAGGAAAACGAGCCCGGCGGCGGACATGACGAGCACGGTGAGTAGCGCCACGCTGCGCATCGCGGTTCTCACAGTAGGTCACCTCGCAGGTCTGGGATCAATCAGCCGACGCCCGCAGTGGACGGCGGCCCGCAACCATTATACCTGCATGCCTGGTACCTACGCCGCTGATCGCGCAGGGTCCTTGTTGCTACCTGCCAAGCGCAGTTGCGCGTTGGGTTGCGCTGCGCACCGCCTTCCCTATGGCGGCCGCGAACCCGCCCTCCTCCAAGGCGGCCAATCCCGCCATGGTGGTGCCGTTCGGCGACGTCACGCGGCGCCGGAGATCGCCCGGGTCGCCGCCGGTCTCCCTCACGAGCTTGGCGGCGCCGTAGACGGTCTGTAGCGCCAGGTCCCTTGCCACCGTGGGCGACAGGCCGGCCTGGGCGCCTGCCTCAATCAACGCTTCCATGAACAGGTAGACATAGGCCGGGCCGCTGCCTGCGATCGCAGTGACCGCGTCGAGGGCCTCTTCGCGCACCTCGACGGTCTTGCCCAACCGGTTGAACAGGGACACCGCTGCCACCCGGTGCTCATCGGCCACCCCCTGGCCGTAGGCGAGCGCGGTCGCAGAGGCCATGACCGCCGCCGGCAGGTTGGGCATGGCGCGGATCACAGACGCCCCGCCCAGGTGATGCTCAACCGAGGAGCAGCGCACTCCAGCCAGCACAGAGATGACCAGGTGCTCCGGAACGAGGTGGGGCCGCAGCCCCTGCGCCGCCTGTGCCAGATCCCCGGGTTTGACGGCAAGGACCAGCACCCGCGCCGATCCGCAGACCTCTGCCTTATCGGGCGTGACCCGTATTCCCCAGGAGGCGCTCAGGTGGTCGAGGCGCTCCCGGCGGCTGCGGTTGGTCGCCAGGATCTGCGCGCCGTCCATCCCGGCGCTGCGCAGACCGCTGATCAGCGCCTCCGCCATATTGCCCGCGCCGATGAACCCGATCGCGGCGTCCATCCAACTCACCGCCCTTCCAGAATGACCCCACGAAAAGCAATCGCCCCTCCGCCCAAGGGCGGAAGGGGCTTCCGCGGTGCCACCTCAGTTCGCAGCCGCGCGCCGGACAATACGCCTCCGGAGGCGGCTGCGCTCTCAGCGTGCGATATCGGGCACACCCGGCGGCCTTGGGCACTCCGCAGGGCGGGGCTTGGACCGCGGCTCAGGAGGTGGGTTCGTCAGGGCTCCGGCGGCAGGGTTCACACCAGCTCAGATCAGTGAGCTCCCCGGCTCGCTTGCGCCTCGCCCGCGACTACTGGCCTCCGTCAAAGCATGGGCGACAGGTGATTGGGTCGGATGTTACCATGGGCCCTCCGGCCGGTCAACCGCTACTCCTCGGTGCCGGCGTTGACCCGACGGAAGCGTTCGATCTGCTCGAGCAGCCCAACCACCGTTACCTGGTCGCCCGGCAGCAGGACGGCTTCCGGCGGCGGGTTCCAATGGGGCTCTTCTCCGGGCCTCTCGATGCCGACCACCGTCACGCCGGTGCGTTCCCTGATTCGTATGCGCCGCAGCGACTGGTGCGCGAGGGGTCCCTCGACGACCCGCACCGTTGCCGCCTGGAGCAGGGCAACCCCGGACACGCCTTCTAGCGCCCGCGCGCCCGGCCTCTCCAGCTCGCGCAGCCGCCGGAGGTAGGTGCGCACCTCCTGCGAGGGCACTGCCAGGCGGTGCAGGGCATGGTCCACGAGCGTCATCCCTGCCTCGATCTCCGGGAGGATGACCTCGGTGGCCCCTGCAGCCAGCAGCCCCTCCCGGTCGTCCCGCGAGTGGGCCCGGGCGATGACCGCGGCCCCTGGGTTCAAGCCGAGCACCTGGCGGGTCGCCAGCGCGGCTTTGACGGTGTCGGGGATGGCCAGCACCGCCAGACGCACGCCCGAAGCGCCGGCCTCGCGCAGTGCGATCTCGTTCGCCGCGTCTCCCAGCACGGCTGGGATGCCGCGGCGCCGCAAAGCCCGTACAACGACGGGGCTGAAGTCCACCACCGCAAACGGAACGTTGAAGCTCTCGAGCGCTTCTCCAACAGTGCTCCCGACGCGGCCGTATCCGGCGATGAGCACCGCGGGCGCGCGCTTCACCGGCTCGACCGCAGGTTCCTGCGCCCACCGGTCCGCCCATCGCTCCAGTGGTCGGCTGCGCCTGAAGACCAGCGCGTTGACCACCAGGGTCACAAGCGAGGTGGCCAGAACGGCGCTGTATACTTCTGCCGACAGCAGGCCTACCGCCCGCCCCAACTGGGCGACGACGAAGGAGAACTCACCTATCTGGGCCTGGCCTATACCAACGGCCACGGCGACCGGGAGAGGGCTCCGAAACACCAGCGCCAACCCTATCCAGACAACGGCCTTGGCGAGCAGCACGACCCCTACCATCTGCAGCAGCAGGACGGGCCGTTCCAGGAGCGACCTCACGTCTATCAACATTCCAAGTGAAACGAAGAACACAGCGACGAACAGGTCGCGCAGCGGCAGCACGCGGGCCAGCGTCTCCGTGGTGTACTCCGATTCGCTGATGGCCAGTCCGGCCAGGAACGCGCCGAGCGCCAGCGAGAGCCCGAGGCCTGCTGAAAGCGCCGCGGTGCCGACCCCGATCGTTACAGCCACCAGCACGAACAACTCGGTGTTCTGTGCGTGAGCGATCCGCCCAAGCAGCGCAGGGACAAGCCGGTCGGCCAGCAGGAAGAACGCGGCGAGGACCGCTGCTGCCTGCGCCATGGCAATCAAGAGACCTGCCGCAGGCGCGCCCTGCGCTGACGCCAGCGCGCGGATGAGGAAGAACGCGGCAATGACCCCCCCGTCCTGGGCGAGAGAGATTCCGATGGAGGCCCTGCCCACCGGTCCGTTGAGGTCACCACGTTCCGCCAGCAGCTTCGCCAGGGCCATCGTGCTGCAGTTCGCCAGCGCCAGGCCGACGACCAGGCCGGCGGCGAGGGATAATCCTGCCGCGACCATCAAGGAGGCCGCAAGGCCGGTGATCACCGCTGCCCCGACCGGCGCGCCCAAAAACGCCAGGGCGCGGACCTTCCAGAGCTCGCGCAGCGAGAACTCGACGCCCAGCGCAAACATGAGCAGCACCACACCGAACTCGGCAAACAGATGAAACGTGGCGGTGTCGGAGATCCTGGGGCCTGCAATCGCGGTGATCAGCAGCCCGCCCACTATGTAGCCCACGAACGCCGGCTGTCTCAGCCACTGCGCCAGGGCGCCGCCCACCACCGCCGCGATGAGCAGAAGGGCCAGGTCGCGGAAGAAGACGCCTTCTGTCATGTCAGTCTACGTTGAGGCACGGGGAGACGGCTCCAACGCGTAGTGCAGGATACCGTCACGTTGCTCGATCGCCAGATGGCCCGCTTCTTCGATCAGGTCCAGGTGGCCCAGCACCTCGGACAGCCCAAGGATCAGGTTGGCCGGGCTAAGATCTGGAAACCAGGCGGCGGCAAGCTCGCGGAGCGTCCACGCGCGTCCGGCGAGCATCTGCCCCAGGCGGTCCTTGCGTGCCTCGTGGTGGAGCAGTAGCTCGCGGACCCGCCGCGCGGGCTCTGGGATCGGATCGCCGTGCCCCGGGTACGTGATCGCGGGCTCCAGCGCTGCGATGCGCCGCAGCGAGCGGAGCAGCGATGGAAGGGTCCGGATCCGCTGCCCATTGCCGTCGAACTCCACCAGGGGGTTCGGGCTTATCTCCTCGAGCAGCAGATCGCCCGAGATCAGCGCGCCGCCGTCCCAAAGGCCGTTCCAAAGGCAGATGTGCCCCTGCGCGTGGCCCGGGGTGTGCAAGACCTCCAGCGTGCCGTCTGCCAGGGGAACCAGAGTGCCATCGTCGAGCAGGCACGCCGGCGTGATGGGATCGAGCTGGCCGCGGTACCTCCGCAAGACATCCAGCAGGGCCTCGGCCACGCCGGATGGGAACCCGGCTTCGCTGATCAGTGCCCGCATCGGCTCCACGAACGCGCGATCCCCGGTCAACTTGGGGAGGTCGGCCCTGTGGGCACAAACCTCGGCGCCGCTCTCGCCGGCTATGGTGGCAGCCAGCCCAAAATGATCTATGTGTCCGTGGGTGATCACCAGACGCTCGATCTCCTCAAGCCGCACACCGACCCGCTCCAGGCATGACCCGGCCCGCTCCAGGCCATCCCGCAGGGCAGTCAGCGCCTCAGGGGTCTTGGGTCCGCAGTCCACCAGCGTCACCGGCGGGCCGGGCAGCAGGTAGGCGTTGACCGGACCGACCGGGTAGGGGGTGGGCAGGGCCAGGGGTATGATACGCATGGGCGCGTTCACTCGGCGCGCGTGTCTGCCCGGTCCACTACGCGGCCATCATCCCGCCGTCCACCGCCAGCACCTGGCCCGTGATGTATCCGCCAGATGGCGACACCAGGCAGAGGACCGCACCGAGCAGGTCTTCGGCCCTTCCGATTCTGCCTATGGGGATCCTGTCGAGCAGCGCCTGGCCCGCCCGTTCGATGACGGCCTCGGCCATCCGGGTCGGTATGAAGCCAGGCGCGATCGCGTTGACCGTCACCCCGTGCCGGGCCCACTCCACGGCCAGCGCTCGGGTCAGGGCGACCAGCGCGCCCTTGCTCGCCGCGTATCCGGATGCCGCGAGAATCTCCGGCGGCGAACCCGCCAGAGCGGCCACCGAGGCCACGTTGAGGATGCGGCCGTATCCCAGGGCTATCATGCCCCGGCCTACCGCCTGGCACATCAGGAAGGCGCCGGTGGCGTTGGCCTCGATCACCTCGCGCCAGCGCTCCAGCGGCATCGTCTCGGCCGGTGCGCCCCAGGTGCGGCCGGCGGCGTTCACGAGTATCGAGAGATCGCCCACCGCGGATTTGGCCGCCGCGACGGTTCGGGCGACCTGCTCCGCGTCGGAAACGTCCGCGGAGAACGCGGCGCAGGTCACGCCGGCTTCGCGCAGGGCCTTCTCCGCGGGCGCCAGCCACTCTGCCCGGCGCGCGACGATGGCCACCCGGGCGCCGGCCCCTCCGAGCGCCCGCGCGATCTCAAGGCCGATGCCGCGGGAGCCGCCCGTGACGAGCGCGGCCTGATCCCGCAGGCTGAAGAGCCCATCGAGCAGGGTGTTCATGGTGTTCATGGGGATTCATTCCGGCCTGGCGCACGAACTCCTGTTCTCCCGGCGGCAGGAAGCACGGCGCCAGCGGAGTATCACAAGCATTACC
This genomic interval carries:
- a CDS encoding MBL fold metallo-hydrolase; this encodes MRIIPLALPTPYPVGPVNAYLLPGPPVTLVDCGPKTPEALTALRDGLERAGSCLERVGVRLEEIERLVITHGHIDHFGLAATIAGESGAEVCAHRADLPKLTGDRAFVEPMRALISEAGFPSGVAEALLDVLRRYRGQLDPITPACLLDDGTLVPLADGTLEVLHTPGHAQGHICLWNGLWDGGALISGDLLLEEISPNPLVEFDGNGQRIRTLPSLLRSLRRIAALEPAITYPGHGDPIPEPARRVRELLLHHEARKDRLGQMLAGRAWTLRELAAAWFPDLSPANLILGLSEVLGHLDLIEEAGHLAIEQRDGILHYALEPSPRAST
- a CDS encoding SDR family oxidoreductase is translated as MNTLLDGLFSLRDQAALVTGGSRGIGLEIARALGGAGARVAIVARRAEWLAPAEKALREAGVTCAAFSADVSDAEQVARTVAAAKSAVGDLSILVNAAGRTWGAPAETMPLERWREVIEANATGAFLMCQAVGRGMIALGYGRILNVASVAALAGSPPEILAASGYAASKGALVALTRALAVEWARHGVTVNAIAPGFIPTRMAEAVIERAGQALLDRIPIGRIGRAEDLLGAVLCLVSPSGGYITGQVLAVDGGMMAA
- a CDS encoding pyrroline-5-carboxylate reductase; protein product: MDAAIGFIGAGNMAEALISGLRSAGMDGAQILATNRSRRERLDHLSASWGIRVTPDKAEVCGSARVLVLAVKPGDLAQAAQGLRPHLVPEHLVISVLAGVRCSSVEHHLGGASVIRAMPNLPAAVMASATALAYGQGVADEHRVAAVSLFNRLGKTVEVREEALDAVTAIAGSGPAYVYLFMEALIEAGAQAGLSPTVARDLALQTVYGAAKLVRETGGDPGDLRRRVTSPNGTTMAGLAALEEGGFAAAIGKAVRSATQRATALGR
- a CDS encoding extracellular solute-binding protein, with product MSAAGLVFLPARTFAQSQQVAVITSFPKELFDAYKAAFEKANPGWTVAVVPKPTSAAITHVRERAARPDVDVFWASAVDAFFFLKANNLIERYVPPAEFRRGVPDKVAGFPINDPDGFFHGFAVSGYGIMWNKTYLARNRLPAPKEWDDLIKPVYFGHLVITAPSRSGTTHLTVETILQGYGWQKGWELLIQMGGSMGAITERSFGVPEAVIAGHYGIGVVIDFFGLSAIASGQPIDFVYPSLTSVVPANVAMIKGAPNPEGARRFINFLLSDEGQRLLFKPDIARLPVRTTLYAEAPKGIPNPFKMQAGVQFDADLSAGRYNVTNRMYDQVITFRHADLRKAWEAIYRAERAVEAARSAGRDVVEAERLLIQARASARYVHVSEKMAAEVSGGMDRDAAYRSAKEREWGEVARTSYARALALANQAEDLARRR